The following DNA comes from Bacteroidetes bacterium SB0662_bin_6.
AATACGTACGGCGGCGCGCCGGCCTCCCCATACTGGGCGCACGCCTACGACGCCGCCACGCTGTTGCTCGCCGCCATCGAATCCGTCGCGGTGGAGAAAGGCGAAACGTTATATGTGGACCGCCTCGCGCTGCGCCAGGAGATCGCAGCCACCACCGGCTTTCAGGGCATCATCGGCGTACTCTCCTGCGATGATTTCGGAGACTGTGGCACCGGGCGCATCAACATCTACCGCCACCTGGATACGAGCGTTACGGATGCCGCACAATTGCCGGTGGTATACCGGTTCGAGCCGTGAGGCCGGGAAGCACTGCCGCCACTCGTTGAATCGTTCTTGAAAACCGTAGCCCGACGCCTTACTTTACAACAAACAAAGCAGTATGAGCCGCGATGCAACGCCACCCGAAAAATACTGCTCAGCTTTTACGGAGGGGTTCGCTCCTTATGACGTGCGGGGCCTCCCTTTTGTATCTTTTTGCGTTGTACATCTTCGTCAATCCTGGCATTGCTGTGGCGCAAGGTTCGGTAGAGGATGATCGCAATGCGTTAATAGCCTTCTATGATTCAACCGGTGGAGATAGCTGGAGAGGCAACGTGTATTGGAAAAGCGATAAACCGTTGGATCAATGGTTTGGCGTCTTCACCGACGCCGATGGCAGGGTAACAGAGCTTCATCTTATCAGCAATCGATTATCCGGTGAAATACCCGCGGAATTGGGAAATCTTCCAAAACTCGAAGTACTCAGTTTTAACGACAATCGGTTAACCGGTCAAATACCTTCGGAATTGGGAAATCTTGTAAATCTCAAATGGCTCATCCTGGACAGAAATAAATTAACCGGTGAAATACCTTCGGAATTGGGAAATCTTGAAAATCTCGAATTGCTCACCATGAACACCAATCAATTAACCGGTGAAATACCTTCGGAATTAGGAAACCTTGAAAATCTCAAAAATCTGATTCTTTACAATAATCAATTAGCCGGCGAAATACCCGCAGAATTGGGAAACCTTGAAAATCTCGAAAAGCTCTATCTTGCCAATAACCAGTTAGCCGGTGAAATACCTTCGGAATTGGGAAATCTTGTAAATCTCAAGGTGCTCTGGTTGGGGGGCAATCGATTAATCGGTACAATACCCGCAGAATTGGGGAATCTCGTACACCTTGAAGAGCTCTCACTTCATACTAATCAATTAACAGGTGAAATTCCGACGGCGTTGGAAAATCTTATAAACTTAAAATTCTTTAATATTTTTAACAATCAGCTAACAGGTAATTTTCCTGCCGGATTATGCAAAAAAACATTAACGTTAAGAGCTTACGGGAATCCATCATTAATCGTAAATTGTTTTGGAATTCCTGATGAATTCGCGGATAACGAAAGGAAGCATTTTCAAATACTACATCATAACAACCCAACCAATATTTATAGAACCATTGAATTCATTCTAATACAAGAAAATGCACACGCGAGATTATGGATCTCGAAAGAAACTTTTGATTTATTTCACATCTCTGGAGAATCAATGAATGAATCATTGAACTATGTTTTTTCTTCAACTCCCGTAGATCCGGAAAAAGGAATTCTTGAGTACAGTATGGATCTTTTGGGGGGTCTCCGCAAAAATTATAGCAATGGTAATAACGGGAAAAGAATGATCGATATACTTTGCCATGCTTATCAATGGTTTCTCGGGGGATTAGCTTTTCCTTCTTACCTCGCCATACCTCTATCCCATTATGACCATGTGCAAAATGGTCAACTGCGCATTGCCCAGGTTATAGCGCACGAATTTGTACATAGTATTAATTTTTCCTATGCCTGGGGTAGTGATTTTTTTGCAGAAGGGTTGGCGGAGTGGACTTCTAAAGATATAGTTTTTGATCAAAAAAGTATGCCGCCTACCGGTATATTCCATATTGGGCCGGGTCCAAGCCCCGGAATACCCCTCTTCCCTCCGCGTCCATTCAGTTATCGACGGGCCAAATTGTTTGCTGCTTATATCGCTGAACGTGTGGGTATGGAAAACATGAAACATCTTATGCAAGTATGTCGCCCTGGCGGTGTTTGCGATCCGGATGATCCGGATAATGGCGATTGGTATGATGGAATTGCCGGATTGGATTATGCCTTATCCCTCCTCGATTCCGATCTTAATCTGGGAAACATCGCGTTGGATTTTCACACGACAAACCTTGTTCATGACGCTTCTGTTACTCTTAATGAGGTCTCTTACGGATATAAGTCATCTGTATATGCAAACCCGAGGCTTCGAATAAGGCCTCATGTAAATGTTAATCTTGTCAATACTCATTTTTCACAACACACTACTACAATCCGGCCGGGAAGCGCCAATTATTTTAGTTATATAAACCCTTCGAACTTGCATCTTTCAGTCGACGCAAATGACCCGGAAATTATGTTATTGCGTCTGTTTAAAGAAAGGGGAAATTCAAAAGAGCTTGTAGATATTGACACCGGCGTTCAGGGATATACGGTTACCGGGGACTACGATCGTGTAACGCTTATTACCGTACACAGTGATCCGAGAGAGAATCAAGCGGGCCTTACGCTTAATATTTCCGCAACGCAAAACTACGGATTGGCTGCGGGAGACGAAGAGCTTCCCTTGATGCTTGCTCTCAAACAGAACTATCCGAATCCGTTCAATCCCGAAACCGTAATCGAATACGAACTTCCCCAAACGGTCCATGTACGGCTTGCGGTGTATGATATGACCGGGAGAACGGTCGCCGTGCTTTTTGACGGCGCCCGTCCGCAGGGACGCTATACGGAGCGATTCAACGCAGCGGGCTTATCTACCGGAACGTATATCTACCGCTTGACGGCAGGTGAAAAATCTCAAACGAAAATAATGACGCTCGTTCGGTAAGGGAAACGGTTCGCCTGCGTGGCCTCAGAATATTTCGAGATATTGCATAACGGCGCTTGGCGCAATCGCCTCCCGCCTTGCGTAGTACGCAGAGCAAGCACATCTGCGGACTTTCAGCCCCCGCGGGGCGGGCCATAGCTCATGCACCCGTCCTACTCCCGCACACCCAGCGTCACCTCCAGCGTAACCTCCTCCCCATCCCGCTCCACAACGATCTTCACCACGTCGCCGGGGGATTGCTCGCGTAACGCATAGGTATATGCGTAGATGTCGGCGATGGGCTTGCCGGCGAATTCCACCACGATGTCCCCGCCCCGGAGACCGCCCTCTTCCGCAGGGCTTCCCACACGCACTCCGGTGAGCCGCAACCCCATATCGCGCGGGGTCATGTCGGGAATGGTCCCCAGATACGCCGCACCGTACCCGCTGGTCGAGGAAGCACTGCCGCTGCCCGGCGAGGGGCGCGCCTGCGCCACGGCAGTCAGTGCCACCACGTCCGAAGCATCCCCGCCCGCAAGCCGGCGGACGACCCCGCTTGCCAGCTCGACCACCAGGTCCACCCCCTCCCCGTTGACCTTCTGCCAGTCGTCCGAAGGACGGTGATAATCCTCATGGGTATTCGTGAAGAAATGAAGCACCGGAATGCCTTCCGCATAAAACGAGGAATGATCGGAAGGGCCGTACCCGTCGGCCACCCCGCCAATCGCAAGCGGCTCGGAGAGGTCGGCATTGGCGTCGTCCAGCACATCATCCCATTCCTCGGCGGTGCCGGTTCCGAAAACCGTCAGGCTGCGGTCCTGCATCCGACCCACCATGTCGAAATTGAGCATTGCGGCCGCATTGTCCAGCGGCACGGTCGGCTCCGCCACGAAGCGCGCCGATCCCCACAGGCCCTTTTCCTCGCCGGTGAAAGCCATGAACAATACGCCCCGGTCCAGAGGCGGCCCGTCGGCCAGCCGCCGGGCGATTTCAATCACCGCCGCGACGCCGCTGGCGTTGTCGTCGGCGCCGTTGTGTACATCGCGGGAATCGGGCGCCAGCGAGCCGTCGCCGCCGAAG
Coding sequences within:
- a CDS encoding T9SS type A sorting domain-containing protein; the encoded protein is MQRHPKNTAQLLRRGSLLMTCGASLLYLFALYIFVNPGIAVAQGSVEDDRNALIAFYDSTGGDSWRGNVYWKSDKPLDQWFGVFTDADGRVTELHLISNRLSGEIPAELGNLPKLEVLSFNDNRLTGQIPSELGNLVNLKWLILDRNKLTGEIPSELGNLENLELLTMNTNQLTGEIPSELGNLENLKNLILYNNQLAGEIPAELGNLENLEKLYLANNQLAGEIPSELGNLVNLKVLWLGGNRLIGTIPAELGNLVHLEELSLHTNQLTGEIPTALENLINLKFFNIFNNQLTGNFPAGLCKKTLTLRAYGNPSLIVNCFGIPDEFADNERKHFQILHHNNPTNIYRTIEFILIQENAHARLWISKETFDLFHISGESMNESLNYVFSSTPVDPEKGILEYSMDLLGGLRKNYSNGNNGKRMIDILCHAYQWFLGGLAFPSYLAIPLSHYDHVQNGQLRIAQVIAHEFVHSINFSYAWGSDFFAEGLAEWTSKDIVFDQKSMPPTGIFHIGPGPSPGIPLFPPRPFSYRRAKLFAAYIAERVGMENMKHLMQVCRPGGVCDPDDPDNGDWYDGIAGLDYALSLLDSDLNLGNIALDFHTTNLVHDASVTLNEVSYGYKSSVYANPRLRIRPHVNVNLVNTHFSQHTTTIRPGSANYFSYINPSNLHLSVDANDPEIMLLRLFKERGNSKELVDIDTGVQGYTVTGDYDRVTLITVHSDPRENQAGLTLNISATQNYGLAAGDEELPLMLALKQNYPNPFNPETVIEYELPQTVHVRLAVYDMTGRTVAVLFDGARPQGRYTERFNAAGLSTGTYIYRLTAGEKSQTKIMTLVR